Proteins encoded by one window of Methanothermobacter sp. K4:
- the terL gene encoding phage terminase large subunit — MKAWMMKRLKLKVADWKKKLKESENIRSILQGISDRELKLFYSTIILNPYIPVNPFHKQIKFLLSDEREVLYGGAAGGGKSVALLMGALQYAHYSDYAALILRRTYPELSQEGGLIDMAHNWLGGTDAEWNEQKKRWTFPSGAALQFGHMEHEKDRYRYQGSSYHYIAFDELTEFIETQYRFMFRSLRKEVNDHIPLRVRATSNPGGIGHEWVKTRFITGEKTFIPSTWRENPYLNRDEYEEALNMLDHVTRRQLKDGDWDVTLQGGVFKREWFEVIDSTPHGLVMSVRYWDFAATKPDGTNDPDYTVGLLLGVDKDDYYYVLDVRRFRESPGKVKSKVLRTAEEDGREVIIAKEEEPGSSGKIVTDYLRSLLQGYTFRADRVTGDKVTRALPVSSYAESGRIKVLRAPWTRAFLDELEAFPMEGVHDDQVDAFSGAFNILSMEMRRKKKIYISGPLRRRRRHV; from the coding sequence ATGAAGGCCTGGATGATGAAGAGGCTGAAGTTGAAGGTGGCTGACTGGAAAAAGAAACTGAAAGAATCAGAGAATATTCGAAGCATCCTCCAGGGCATATCTGACAGGGAATTGAAGCTGTTCTATTCGACGATAATATTGAATCCATATATCCCTGTGAACCCCTTCCATAAACAGATTAAGTTTTTATTGTCAGATGAACGTGAAGTCCTGTATGGTGGTGCTGCGGGTGGCGGTAAATCAGTGGCTTTACTTATGGGGGCCCTGCAGTATGCGCATTACTCTGATTACGCCGCCCTAATCCTGCGACGAACCTATCCTGAGCTCAGCCAGGAAGGAGGCCTTATAGACATGGCCCATAACTGGCTTGGGGGGACGGATGCAGAGTGGAATGAACAGAAAAAACGGTGGACATTCCCCTCCGGCGCTGCATTGCAGTTTGGGCATATGGAACATGAAAAGGACCGCTACAGATACCAGGGGTCATCATATCATTATATCGCATTCGATGAACTCACAGAGTTCATCGAGACCCAGTACAGGTTCATGTTCCGATCACTCCGAAAGGAAGTAAATGATCACATACCTCTACGCGTCAGGGCCACCAGTAACCCCGGTGGTATTGGACATGAATGGGTTAAAACCCGCTTCATTACAGGTGAAAAGACATTCATCCCCTCAACGTGGAGGGAAAACCCTTATCTTAACCGGGATGAATATGAAGAGGCCCTGAATATGCTTGACCATGTAACCCGTAGGCAGTTGAAGGATGGGGACTGGGATGTTACACTGCAGGGTGGGGTGTTCAAGAGGGAATGGTTTGAAGTCATTGATTCAACCCCACATGGTCTTGTGATGAGTGTCAGGTACTGGGATTTCGCAGCAACTAAACCTGACGGGACCAATGACCCTGACTATACAGTTGGTTTGCTTCTGGGTGTGGATAAGGATGATTACTATTATGTTCTTGATGTCCGGAGGTTCAGAGAATCCCCGGGAAAGGTTAAATCGAAGGTACTGAGGACTGCTGAGGAGGATGGGCGTGAAGTGATCATCGCTAAGGAGGAGGAACCAGGATCCTCAGGTAAGATAGTCACTGATTACCTTAGAAGCCTACTCCAAGGCTACACATTCAGGGCTGACCGCGTGACTGGGGATAAGGTGACACGCGCCCTTCCCGTTTCAAGTTATGCTGAATCAGGGCGCATCAAAGTCCTCAGAGCCCCCTGGACAAGGGCATTCCTTGATGAACTGGAGGCCTTTCCCATGGAGGGTGTCCATGACGATCAGGTCGACGCGTTCAGCGGTGCTTTTAACATATTATCAATGGAGATGAGGAGAAAGAAGAAGATTTACATCTCAGGACCTCTCAGAAGGAGGAGGAGGCATGTTTAA